One window from the genome of Penaeus monodon isolate SGIC_2016 chromosome 2, NSTDA_Pmon_1, whole genome shotgun sequence encodes:
- the LOC119579880 gene encoding uncharacterized protein LOC119579880, protein MTTTVTTGVLAGTAGGAGLAGLAVAGAVGLGVLGLAALASRGGGRGNGGGRRKGHRRGRRSSVENADDWRMQNALELVRAEDVTGCGMRLVCELAGQEEEDLVQEELAILALLGPDVKPGEGVLPPGGARGEYLQARSFGGRGGDCGAAFPMCPLNGTQLMDTVMAYLP, encoded by the exons ATGACGACCACCGTCACGACCGGAGTGTTGGCAGGGACAGCAGGCGGCGCAGGACTCGCCGGTCTGGCCGTCGCAGGAGCTGTAGGTTTGGGTGTCCTGGGCTTGGCCGCCCTCGCTTCTAGAGGCGGAGGACGTGGGAATGGcggaggcaggaggaaggggcaTCGCCGAGGGCGTCGTTCTTCCGTGGAGAACGCCGACGACTGGAGGATGCAGAACGCCCTCGAATTGGTGCGAGCGGAGGACGTGACAGGATGCGGCATGAGGCTGGTGTGCGAACTGGCcggccaggaggaggaggacctggTGCAGGAGGAACTGGCCATCCTGGCACTGCTCGG ACCCGACGTGAAGCCCGGGGAGGGAGTCCTTCCCCCCGGGGGCGCCAGGGGAGAGTACCTGCAGGCCAGGAGCTTTGGCGGGCGAGGCGGAGACTGCGGCGCCGCTTTCCCCATGTGTCCACTCAACGGCACACAGCTCATGGACACCGTCATGGCTTACCTCCCATGA